From the genome of Planctomycetota bacterium, one region includes:
- a CDS encoding site-2 protease family protein: MVLDFLLVALGFCLIVVVHELGHFLAAKWAGIRVLAFAVGFGPAVASYRKGVGFRLGSGEADYAASLRSAGGSLHSPPTILPGISPTEYRLNALPLGGYVKMLGQVDADPGQVSDAPDSYQNAPIWKRMIVISAGVVANVILAACLFGIVFLVGLNSPAPTIGYVEPGSPAASARIIDATGHDVGPGLRAGDRVTRMDGWPVRHFQDIAFASALASPRAPVDISFVRDGVAMRAEATPRMGTRSRMLELGVAPTFSTRLVDPKASRASETVRTVLRERGLNAVEPGMTLTRANGRDVRTLHEFEALVQASNGGAIEVEFRGDDGSTVRASLTPRPEMEVGYIPDGEDGVVGVEHLLGLTPVLAVADAAPEGTTHAAADKGFQDGDVIARVGEAEYPTPAEGRRAIRARAGRTVDVIVLRRSDDGTWREVSLPDVPVSRDGGIGFIMGDRGDVSTLVGRAPEEIRRSPTGADGYTPPAAGIVPAPGVSVVAINDTPTPNFTAVREALREATRGTFERGEASTGESATVRVTFRHPVNGVPGADGRTEVVEWTLPADAVRTLHTLRWSSPLPPGLFEQEMVVVRGDGPVDAVGIGLHETHRVMLSTYLTFVRIAQGSVKVEHLKGPVGIAHLGTLVAGRGFVWLLFFLALISINLAVINFLPLPIVDGGQFLFLLYEQVRGRPAPIGLQNALTIAGLALIASVFLFVTFNDVRNLLGM, from the coding sequence ATGGTGCTTGATTTTCTGCTCGTGGCGCTGGGCTTCTGCCTCATCGTGGTCGTGCACGAGCTGGGGCACTTCCTCGCCGCCAAGTGGGCCGGGATCCGCGTGCTGGCGTTCGCCGTGGGCTTCGGGCCGGCGGTGGCGTCGTACCGCAAGGGAGTCGGATTCCGGCTGGGGAGCGGCGAGGCGGATTACGCGGCGTCGCTGCGGAGCGCGGGCGGGTCGCTGCATTCCCCTCCCACGATCCTGCCGGGCATCAGCCCCACGGAGTACCGGCTGAACGCGCTCCCGCTGGGCGGGTACGTGAAGATGCTGGGGCAGGTGGACGCCGACCCCGGGCAGGTGAGCGACGCGCCGGACAGCTACCAGAACGCGCCGATCTGGAAGCGGATGATCGTGATCTCGGCGGGCGTCGTCGCGAACGTCATTCTGGCGGCCTGCCTGTTCGGGATCGTGTTCCTGGTCGGGCTGAACTCGCCCGCGCCGACGATCGGCTATGTGGAGCCGGGCTCGCCCGCGGCGTCGGCCCGTATCATCGACGCGACGGGGCACGACGTCGGTCCGGGGCTGCGCGCCGGCGACCGCGTGACGCGGATGGACGGCTGGCCCGTGCGCCACTTCCAGGACATCGCGTTCGCGAGCGCGCTCGCGAGCCCACGCGCGCCGGTGGACATCTCGTTCGTGCGCGATGGGGTTGCGATGCGCGCGGAGGCCACGCCCCGGATGGGAACGCGCAGCCGCATGCTCGAACTGGGCGTGGCGCCGACGTTCAGCACGCGTCTGGTAGACCCGAAGGCGTCGCGCGCGAGCGAGACCGTCCGGACCGTGCTGCGTGAACGTGGGCTGAACGCGGTCGAGCCCGGCATGACCCTCACGCGGGCGAACGGCCGCGACGTGCGCACGCTGCACGAGTTCGAGGCGCTGGTGCAGGCGTCGAACGGCGGGGCGATCGAGGTTGAGTTCCGCGGCGACGACGGCAGCACCGTGCGTGCGTCGCTGACGCCGCGACCGGAGATGGAGGTCGGGTACATCCCCGACGGGGAGGACGGGGTCGTCGGGGTTGAGCACCTGCTGGGCCTGACGCCGGTGCTGGCGGTGGCGGACGCGGCGCCGGAGGGCACAACGCACGCCGCGGCGGACAAGGGCTTTCAGGACGGGGATGTGATCGCGCGCGTGGGCGAGGCGGAGTATCCGACGCCGGCGGAAGGACGCCGGGCGATCCGGGCCCGGGCCGGTCGGACGGTGGACGTGATCGTGCTGCGGCGGAGCGACGACGGGACGTGGCGCGAGGTGTCGTTGCCGGATGTGCCCGTGAGCCGCGACGGCGGGATCGGGTTCATCATGGGCGACCGCGGGGACGTCAGCACGCTGGTGGGTCGGGCGCCTGAGGAGATTCGTCGGTCGCCGACCGGCGCGGACGGGTACACGCCGCCCGCGGCGGGGATCGTGCCGGCGCCGGGCGTGTCTGTGGTGGCGATCAACGACACGCCGACGCCGAACTTCACGGCCGTACGCGAGGCCCTGCGCGAGGCGACGCGGGGCACGTTCGAACGGGGCGAGGCGTCTACCGGCGAGAGCGCCACGGTGCGCGTGACGTTCCGCCATCCGGTGAACGGCGTGCCGGGCGCGGACGGGCGCACGGAGGTGGTCGAGTGGACGCTGCCGGCCGACGCGGTGCGCACGCTGCACACGCTGCGGTGGTCGTCGCCCCTGCCGCCGGGCCTGTTCGAACAGGAGATGGTCGTCGTGCGCGGCGACGGCCCGGTGGACGCGGTGGGCATCGGCCTGCACGAGACGCACCGCGTGATGCTCTCCACGTATCTCACGTTCGTGCGGATCGCGCAGGGGAGCGTGAAGGTCGAGCACCTGAAGGGCCCCGTGGGCATCGCCCACCTGGGCACGCTGGTGGCCGGGCGGGGGTTCGTGTGGCTGCTGTTCTTCCTGGCGCTGATCAGCATCAACCTGGCGGTGATCAACTTCCTCCCGCTGCCGATCGTGGACGGCGGGCAGTTCCTGTTCCTGCTGTACGAGCAGGTGCGCGGGCGCCCGGCGCCGATCGGGCTGCAGAACGCGCTGACGATCGCCGGGCTGGCGCTGATCGCGTCGGTGTTCCTGTTCGTCACGTTCAATGACGTGCGCAACCTGCTGGGCATGTGA
- a CDS encoding rhodanese-like domain-containing protein — MNRSVRSSAFALSRMGMAVFAGLSVWSAIGCEGVSDRDIRPLTIAEARRIYDDASRPGNSGALAIIDPRSPREFNAGHIPGARNLRLSDFPSDAPFDERLASHDVILVYGNNPASAPAKAMTKRLIAGGYEGVRLMPGGLEEWERAGGPVERPQAPATPAGDAPPSN; from the coding sequence GTGAACCGTTCCGTCCGTTCATCGGCGTTCGCCCTGTCTCGCATGGGAATGGCGGTGTTCGCCGGGCTTTCTGTTTGGTCGGCGATCGGGTGCGAGGGCGTCAGCGACCGTGATATCCGGCCGCTGACCATCGCCGAGGCACGCCGTATCTACGACGACGCATCGCGCCCGGGAAACTCTGGTGCGTTGGCGATCATCGATCCCCGGTCCCCGCGGGAGTTCAACGCCGGCCACATTCCCGGGGCGCGGAACCTGCGCCTGAGTGATTTTCCGTCCGACGCCCCCTTCGACGAGCGCCTCGCCTCGCACGACGTCATCCTCGTCTACGGCAACAACCCCGCCAGCGCGCCCGCCAAGGCGATGACCAAGCGGCTCATCGCCGGCGGGTACGAGGGCGTGCGCCTTATGCCCGGCGGGCTGGAGGAATGGGAGCGCGCGGGCGGCCCGGTCGAGCGCCCGCAGGCGCCCGCGACGCCCGCGGGCGACGCACCCCCTTCGAACTGA
- a CDS encoding protein-disulfide reductase DsbD family protein, translating into MLGSLVTLTGGGGASAQPGDAGFTLAAPRATARLVAEHAALRAGETEYLALTFEMEPGWHMYWRSHNATGMGPKVTWTLPSGFAVGEGQWPTPRRQVLPGDILDHIYEDRLTIVFPVTVPKGAAGTTASLAASVRWMICSDECVLERQDVALSVPLEASAESSPGAGPTARARSADASLFDDARRDRARPWSESRGVVGVRATRSGGTVRAEFHAPGASGLEFIPDDACATPRDLVGQGGATGEKLGVEFAAAQAGATRIEGIVRVTHPSRAPASFRVELEVPVERGPSPETSGGR; encoded by the coding sequence GTGCTGGGATCGTTGGTCACACTGACCGGCGGGGGCGGCGCGTCGGCGCAGCCGGGCGATGCGGGGTTCACGCTCGCGGCCCCGCGGGCAACCGCCCGTCTGGTCGCCGAGCACGCGGCGCTGCGGGCGGGTGAGACCGAGTACCTGGCGCTGACGTTCGAGATGGAGCCGGGCTGGCACATGTACTGGCGGTCGCACAACGCGACGGGCATGGGCCCGAAGGTCACCTGGACGCTGCCGAGCGGGTTCGCCGTGGGCGAGGGGCAGTGGCCCACGCCGCGGCGGCAGGTGCTGCCCGGCGACATCCTGGACCACATCTACGAGGACCGGCTGACGATCGTCTTTCCCGTGACGGTGCCGAAAGGGGCGGCGGGCACGACGGCGTCGCTGGCGGCTTCGGTGCGCTGGATGATCTGCTCGGACGAGTGCGTGCTGGAGCGTCAGGACGTGGCTCTGTCGGTCCCGCTCGAGGCCTCGGCGGAGTCGTCGCCGGGCGCGGGCCCGACGGCGCGTGCGCGCTCGGCGGACGCGTCGCTGTTCGACGACGCGCGTCGGGATCGGGCGCGCCCGTGGAGCGAGTCGCGGGGCGTCGTGGGTGTGCGCGCAACGCGCTCGGGCGGCACGGTGCGGGCCGAGTTCCACGCGCCGGGCGCGTCGGGGCTGGAGTTCATCCCGGACGACGCGTGCGCCACGCCGCGTGATCTGGTGGGCCAGGGCGGGGCGACGGGGGAAAAACTGGGCGTGGAGTTCGCGGCGGCACAGGCCGGCGCGACACGGATCGAGGGGATCGTGCGGGTCACGCACCCGTCGCGGGCGCCGGCCTCGTTCCGTGTGGAGCTCGAGGTGCCGGTGGAACGTGGGCCGTCGCCGGAGACATCCGGCGGTCGGTAG
- a CDS encoding alpha/beta hydrolase, giving the protein MLGLGVLLAVGLGLAWLLVAGWTIATLVRPPRRTYASALARGRPGDPGELAPGPRGVRAWRSWTVRWGGLDLPVWEIDGDDREGPVVVLTHGWGDSRIGALTRAPHVLGRASSVVMWDLPGHGEAPGRCTLGEREVDALRAVLEALASRGPDASPPVVLFGWSLGAGVSIVAAGGGPTGSARRTPRIAGVIAEAPYRLVSTPARGMLVSMGLPHRATLGPALWAVGVWCGAGASWKGFDRAAAAARLGVPLLVIHGSDDAICPIADGRAIAAAAPHAEFCEVPGAGHSGIWTEEFRATLAAGAVGRWLDMLRSGFVHADGAGERPGPPPLPGPPGPEGPGAASPYHAPDVETQHG; this is encoded by the coding sequence GTGCTTGGCCTGGGTGTGCTGCTTGCGGTCGGGCTGGGGCTGGCGTGGCTGCTCGTCGCGGGCTGGACGATCGCGACGCTGGTGCGGCCGCCGCGTCGGACGTACGCGAGCGCGCTGGCGCGGGGCAGGCCGGGCGATCCGGGAGAACTCGCGCCCGGGCCGCGGGGCGTGCGCGCGTGGCGGTCGTGGACTGTCCGCTGGGGCGGGCTTGATCTGCCGGTGTGGGAGATCGATGGCGACGATCGGGAGGGCCCGGTGGTCGTGCTCACGCACGGCTGGGGCGACTCGCGCATCGGGGCGCTGACGCGGGCGCCGCACGTGCTGGGGCGGGCGTCGTCGGTGGTGATGTGGGACCTGCCCGGGCACGGCGAGGCGCCGGGGCGGTGCACGCTGGGCGAACGCGAGGTCGACGCGCTGCGCGCGGTGCTGGAGGCGCTGGCGTCGCGCGGGCCCGACGCGAGCCCCCCGGTCGTGCTCTTCGGATGGTCGCTGGGGGCGGGGGTGTCGATCGTCGCGGCGGGCGGGGGGCCAACGGGGAGCGCGCGCCGCACGCCGCGGATCGCGGGGGTGATCGCCGAGGCGCCGTACCGCCTGGTGTCGACGCCCGCGCGGGGAATGCTGGTGAGCATGGGGCTGCCCCACCGCGCGACGCTGGGCCCGGCGCTGTGGGCGGTGGGCGTCTGGTGCGGCGCGGGCGCCTCGTGGAAGGGGTTTGACAGGGCAGCGGCGGCGGCGCGGCTGGGCGTGCCCCTCCTGGTGATCCACGGCAGCGACGACGCCATCTGCCCCATCGCCGACGGGCGCGCGATCGCGGCGGCGGCCCCGCACGCGGAGTTCTGCGAAGTTCCCGGCGCGGGGCACAGCGGCATCTGGACCGAGGAATTTCGAGCGACGCTCGCCGCGGGCGCGGTCGGGCGATGGCTCGACATGCTCCGCTCCGGGTTCGTCCACGCGGACGGCGCGGGCGAGCGGCCCGGTCCACCCCCCTTACCCGGCCCGCCCGGCCCGGAAGGCCCGGGGGCGGCGTCTCCGTACCATGCCCCCGATGTCGAGACGCAGCACGGTTGA
- a CDS encoding thioredoxin family protein, with protein MRIASVVGGVTIGVLCLGGVPAFAQDGSPMTTKQPEKTKEKSYDQDKKKDKKESSDKINAGSVAPAFAAPDTDGKTHSLAEATKEGKIVVLQWFNAGCPWVKMHYGAKANTFNDLHAKYASKGVQFYAVASNAPGTQGSGKDFNAKAKTDWKMPYPILLDESGTIGRSYNAANTPLMVIIGKDGKVAYYGAIDDASETDAPGKTNYVAKALDEMLAGTNVTVPSTKPYGCSVKYAEKPMKEKTSPTEKTKDGEKK; from the coding sequence ATGAGAATCGCGAGTGTGGTCGGCGGCGTGACGATCGGCGTGCTGTGCCTGGGCGGCGTGCCCGCGTTCGCGCAGGACGGCAGCCCGATGACGACGAAGCAGCCGGAGAAGACGAAAGAGAAGTCGTACGACCAGGACAAGAAGAAAGACAAGAAGGAGTCGAGCGACAAGATCAACGCGGGGTCGGTCGCGCCGGCCTTCGCCGCCCCTGACACCGACGGCAAGACGCACTCGCTGGCGGAGGCGACCAAGGAAGGCAAGATCGTCGTCCTCCAGTGGTTCAACGCCGGGTGCCCGTGGGTGAAGATGCACTACGGCGCGAAGGCGAACACCTTCAACGACCTGCACGCGAAGTACGCGTCGAAGGGCGTGCAGTTCTACGCGGTGGCGAGCAACGCGCCGGGCACGCAGGGCTCGGGCAAGGATTTCAACGCGAAGGCCAAGACCGACTGGAAGATGCCCTACCCGATCCTGCTGGACGAGTCGGGGACCATCGGCCGCTCGTACAACGCGGCGAACACCCCGCTGATGGTCATCATCGGCAAGGACGGCAAGGTTGCGTACTACGGCGCGATCGACGACGCGTCGGAGACCGACGCGCCGGGCAAGACGAACTACGTGGCCAAGGCGCTGGACGAGATGCTGGCCGGCACGAACGTCACCGTGCCCAGCACGAAGCCCTACGGCTGCTCGGTCAAGTACGCCGAGAAGCCGATGAAGGAGAAGACCTCGCCGACGGAGAAGACCAAGGACGGCGAGAAGAAGTAA
- a CDS encoding iron-sulfur cluster co-chaperone HscB C-terminal domain-containing protein: MQPDPFKVLGLPARFDLSRDEIERAYLARAAAVHPDLAGDESHDASSALNAARTTLASPLARAEVLLALRAGGVAPGDKSLPAGFLAEFMPLREEGEEALARGDRAEVERLRAWGMAERSRFSDVVRGLFAEPALDAARLRTTLNAWRYIERLLERLDAGPR, from the coding sequence GTGCAGCCCGACCCGTTCAAGGTCTTGGGGCTCCCCGCCCGGTTCGACCTCTCGCGCGACGAGATCGAGCGGGCGTATCTCGCGCGGGCCGCGGCGGTGCACCCGGATCTCGCGGGCGACGAGTCGCACGACGCGTCGTCGGCCCTGAACGCCGCCCGGACCACGCTCGCCTCGCCCCTGGCGCGGGCCGAGGTGCTGCTGGCCCTGCGTGCGGGAGGCGTCGCGCCGGGCGACAAGTCGCTGCCCGCCGGGTTCCTCGCCGAGTTCATGCCACTGCGCGAGGAGGGCGAGGAGGCGCTGGCGCGGGGGGACCGGGCCGAGGTCGAGCGGCTGCGGGCCTGGGGCATGGCCGAGCGTTCCCGATTCTCGGACGTCGTGCGGGGGCTGTTCGCCGAGCCGGCGCTCGACGCCGCCCGCCTGCGAACAACACTCAACGCGTGGCGGTACATCGAGCGGCTGCTGGAACGTCTGGACGCCGGGCCCCGGTAG
- a CDS encoding amino acid racemase, with protein MTSHIGIVGVSPEGAALFYQQLTRHAGRLMSPTEQPRISVHNEPLHFYLDAIRRNDWHAVDRLLRRSADLLARCGAQFCIAPDNAVQHAVQMAEVNSPIPWLTMPDLVAAAVAADGRRCVGLIGTKLITTASTYQTHLGLKGVQVLPPKNGDDDLLDEVIFGELIYGQIRPESRLAVLKIIASLADRGCEAVILACSEAPLMVTRDNSPLPVYDAADILAEASIRRSMTRRAEDHRPGALAS; from the coding sequence ATGACCAGCCACATCGGCATCGTGGGAGTCAGCCCAGAGGGGGCCGCGCTCTTTTACCAGCAGCTCACGCGGCACGCGGGGCGGCTGATGAGCCCGACCGAGCAGCCCCGCATCTCGGTGCACAACGAGCCCCTGCACTTCTACCTCGACGCCATCCGTCGCAACGACTGGCACGCGGTGGACCGTCTGCTGCGCCGCTCGGCGGACCTGCTGGCCCGGTGCGGGGCGCAGTTCTGCATCGCGCCCGACAACGCCGTCCAGCACGCCGTCCAGATGGCGGAGGTCAACAGCCCGATCCCGTGGCTGACGATGCCGGACCTGGTGGCGGCGGCGGTGGCCGCGGACGGACGCCGGTGCGTCGGGCTCATCGGCACGAAGTTGATCACGACGGCGTCGACCTACCAGACGCACCTGGGCCTCAAGGGGGTGCAGGTGCTTCCCCCCAAGAACGGCGACGACGACCTGCTCGACGAGGTGATCTTCGGCGAGCTGATCTACGGGCAGATCCGCCCGGAGAGCCGGCTGGCGGTGCTGAAGATCATCGCGTCGCTCGCCGACCGCGGGTGCGAGGCGGTGATCCTCGCGTGCAGCGAGGCCCCGCTGATGGTGACGCGCGACAACTCGCCCCTGCCGGTCTACGACGCGGCGGACATCCTGGCCGAGGCCTCGATCCGCCGGAGCATGACGCGTCGGGCGGAAGATCACCGCCCGGGCGCGCTGGCGTCGTAA
- the deoC gene encoding deoxyribose-phosphate aldolase: protein MSRRSTVDAVMAAERAASFATRSLKGATKRAGLRLALSMMDLTTLEGKDTPEKARALCRKAVRPWEQDEAVLGERLPSAAAVCVYPSLVPACVDALRAAPGGERVKIASVATGFPSGQYPLEVRLEDVRRAVADGAHEIDMVISRGAFLAGDLETVGSEIVATKRACRRADGTGASLKVILETGELETLDAVRRASDLALDALASAEDADAGTHAAPDFIKTSTGKVTPAATMPVTLVMLEAIRAHFFRTGRLVGMKPAGGIRSAKQALHYLVMVRETMNLGVPGFEHAGGNPWLTPEYFRFGASALCNDLLRQIARGATGSYHAGYDFSEA from the coding sequence ATGTCGAGACGCAGCACGGTTGACGCGGTGATGGCGGCGGAGCGGGCCGCGTCGTTCGCCACGCGCTCGCTGAAGGGCGCGACCAAGCGCGCCGGCCTGCGGCTGGCCCTGTCCATGATGGACCTGACAACGCTGGAGGGCAAGGACACGCCGGAGAAGGCGCGCGCCCTGTGCCGCAAGGCCGTGCGCCCGTGGGAACAGGACGAGGCGGTGCTGGGCGAGCGTCTGCCGAGCGCCGCGGCGGTGTGCGTGTACCCGTCGCTGGTGCCGGCGTGCGTCGACGCGCTGCGTGCCGCGCCCGGGGGCGAGCGCGTGAAGATCGCGTCGGTCGCGACGGGTTTTCCGAGCGGGCAGTACCCGCTCGAGGTGCGGCTGGAGGACGTGCGCCGGGCCGTGGCCGACGGGGCGCACGAGATCGACATGGTCATCAGCCGCGGTGCGTTCCTCGCGGGCGATCTGGAGACGGTCGGGTCGGAGATCGTGGCGACGAAGCGGGCCTGTCGTCGGGCCGACGGCACGGGCGCGTCGCTCAAGGTGATCCTGGAGACGGGCGAGTTGGAGACGCTGGACGCGGTGCGGCGGGCGAGCGATCTGGCGCTCGACGCGCTGGCGTCGGCGGAGGATGCGGACGCGGGCACGCACGCCGCGCCGGACTTCATCAAGACCAGCACCGGCAAGGTCACGCCCGCGGCGACCATGCCCGTCACGCTCGTGATGCTCGAGGCCATCCGCGCGCACTTCTTCCGCACCGGGCGGCTGGTCGGCATGAAGCCCGCGGGGGGCATCCGCAGCGCGAAGCAGGCGCTGCACTACCTCGTCATGGTGCGCGAGACGATGAACCTCGGCGTTCCGGGGTTTGAGCACGCGGGCGGGAACCCCTGGCTGACGCCCGAGTACTTCCGCTTCGGCGCCAGCGCCTTGTGCAACGACCTGCTGCGGCAGATCGCGCGCGGGGCGACCGGCTCGTACCACGCGGGGTACGACTTCAGCGAGGCGTAG
- a CDS encoding thioredoxin family protein, producing MASRRRVLGMLVMAGVAFVGYAALSGRATEMPEVFAQAPSLAQAEVLAEASGMPVLVFATAEWCGPCQALKRGALADAGVQRWVRENTHAVVADFTDRNNPPPEAERLRVTSIPTLVLLRDGKEVSRLGSPRSKEQLLAWLGEHSGPIVDWKHANPGQPVPPIDMAPRRGRPDEEPRATPGGS from the coding sequence ATGGCGAGCCGACGACGCGTGTTGGGGATGCTGGTGATGGCCGGGGTGGCGTTCGTCGGGTACGCCGCGCTTTCGGGGCGCGCGACCGAGATGCCCGAGGTGTTCGCGCAAGCGCCCTCGCTGGCGCAGGCCGAGGTGCTCGCGGAAGCGTCCGGCATGCCGGTGCTGGTGTTCGCGACGGCGGAATGGTGCGGCCCGTGCCAGGCGCTCAAGCGCGGTGCGCTCGCCGATGCGGGCGTGCAGCGGTGGGTGCGAGAGAACACGCACGCGGTGGTGGCGGACTTCACAGACCGGAACAACCCGCCGCCCGAGGCCGAGCGCCTGCGCGTGACGTCGATCCCGACGCTCGTGCTGCTGCGCGACGGGAAGGAAGTGTCGCGGCTCGGGTCGCCCAGGTCGAAGGAGCAGCTCCTCGCGTGGCTGGGCGAGCACAGCGGGCCGATCGTGGACTGGAAGCACGCGAACCCCGGCCAGCCCGTGCCGCCGATCGACATGGCGCCCCGGCGGGGCCGCCCGGACGAGGAACCGCGCGCTACTCCAGGGGGTTCATGA
- a CDS encoding DUF1080 domain-containing protein, producing MLAALCLSVLVCAQPTDLTPVDRAAGWRDYTGADATALWRSYRGASFPAKGWVSAAGELRLSKNTGAGDIVTVDQFRDVEMTFDFKMGEKSNSGIMWRVAEKHDTPWQTGPEYQLLDDAGFGAKPTDAHAVGALYDLYPPAAAKVARPAGEWNTGRIRLRNGVVQHWLNDVKVVEATIFDDAGRPTPEWLAKIGVDAKGAAVAEGGSKFKVYPGFGVQPAGHIAIQDHGDTDLALRNVRIRDLAAALPGEVRLFNGTDLTGWVGVARDEATKTDGPVDTGTLASVRDGVIVIKGQPIGYLRTKDTYTNYVLRLEWRFDPSKGAGNSGVLVRMVGADKVWPKSVEAQLHSGNAGDFWNIDSFTMTTDPARTKARNTKKSHGAERPLGEWNEYEIIVHRGDVVLKVNGEELNRATNVEQIAGHICLQSEGAEIHIRNVRLAPLP from the coding sequence ATGCTCGCCGCCCTGTGCCTCAGCGTTCTGGTGTGCGCCCAGCCGACCGACCTCACGCCCGTGGATCGTGCCGCGGGCTGGCGTGACTACACGGGCGCCGACGCGACCGCGCTGTGGCGTTCGTACCGCGGGGCGTCGTTCCCCGCGAAGGGCTGGGTGAGCGCCGCGGGCGAGCTGCGGCTGTCGAAGAACACCGGCGCGGGCGACATCGTCACCGTCGACCAGTTCCGCGATGTCGAGATGACGTTCGACTTCAAGATGGGCGAGAAGTCCAACTCGGGCATCATGTGGCGTGTGGCCGAGAAGCACGACACGCCCTGGCAGACCGGGCCCGAGTACCAGTTGCTCGACGACGCGGGCTTCGGCGCCAAGCCCACCGACGCGCATGCCGTCGGTGCGCTGTACGACCTGTACCCGCCCGCCGCCGCCAAAGTGGCGCGCCCCGCCGGCGAGTGGAACACGGGTCGTATCCGCTTGCGCAACGGCGTGGTGCAGCACTGGCTGAACGACGTGAAGGTCGTCGAGGCGACGATCTTCGACGACGCCGGGCGCCCCACGCCCGAATGGCTGGCGAAGATCGGGGTGGATGCCAAGGGCGCCGCCGTGGCCGAGGGCGGGAGCAAGTTCAAGGTGTACCCGGGCTTCGGCGTGCAGCCCGCCGGGCACATCGCGATCCAGGACCACGGCGACACCGACCTCGCGCTGCGGAACGTCCGCATCCGCGACCTGGCCGCCGCCCTCCCGGGCGAGGTCCGGCTGTTCAACGGCACGGACCTCACGGGCTGGGTCGGCGTCGCGCGCGACGAGGCGACCAAGACGGACGGGCCGGTCGACACCGGCACGCTCGCGAGCGTGCGCGACGGGGTCATCGTCATCAAGGGCCAGCCGATCGGGTATCTGCGCACGAAGGACACGTACACCAACTACGTGCTCCGCCTCGAGTGGCGCTTCGACCCGTCGAAGGGCGCGGGCAACTCGGGCGTGCTCGTGCGCATGGTGGGCGCCGACAAGGTCTGGCCCAAGAGCGTCGAGGCCCAGCTCCACAGCGGGAACGCGGGAGACTTCTGGAATATCGACAGTTTCACCATGACCACCGACCCGGCGCGCACCAAGGCGCGCAACACGAAGAAGTCGCACGGCGCGGAGCGTCCGCTGGGCGAGTGGAACGAGTACGAGATCATCGTGCACAGGGGCGACGTCGTGCTGAAGGTGAACGGCGAGGAGCTCAACCGGGCGACGAACGTCGAGCAGATCGCCGGGCACATCTGCCTGCAGAGCGAAGGGGCCGAGATCCACATCCGCAACGTGCGCCTGGCCCCGCTCCCGTGA
- a CDS encoding SIS domain-containing protein, giving the protein MADFSVRGSFADAQRVLAALSADAPTLARIDDAGAALAQCIRAGSKVLLCGNGGSLCDAAHFAEELTGRFRADRRPLPAIACADAGHITCTANDYGFENVFSRWVEALAKPGDVLVVLSTSGNSANIIRAVETARALHLPTIALLGKGGGRLGGRCTHEIIVPGETSDRIQELHMLILHAWVEAIEASLGPPA; this is encoded by the coding sequence ATGGCCGACTTTTCTGTACGAGGCTCGTTCGCCGATGCCCAGCGCGTGCTCGCCGCGCTGAGCGCCGATGCCCCGACGCTGGCGCGCATCGACGACGCGGGGGCGGCGCTGGCGCAGTGCATCCGCGCCGGGTCGAAGGTGCTGCTCTGCGGCAACGGGGGATCGCTGTGCGACGCCGCCCACTTCGCGGAGGAACTGACCGGGCGATTCCGGGCCGACCGGCGCCCGCTGCCCGCCATCGCCTGCGCGGACGCGGGGCACATCACGTGCACGGCCAACGACTACGGGTTCGAGAACGTCTTCTCGCGCTGGGTCGAGGCACTCGCCAAGCCCGGCGATGTGCTCGTCGTGCTCTCGACCAGCGGGAACTCGGCGAACATCATCCGGGCGGTCGAGACGGCCCGGGCGCTGCACCTTCCCACCATCGCGCTGCTGGGCAAGGGCGGCGGCAGGCTGGGCGGCCGCTGCACGCACGAGATCATCGTCCCCGGCGAGACGAGCGACCGCATCCAGGAACTGCACATGCTGATCCTGCACGCGTGGGTCGAAGCGATCGAGGCGTCGCTCGGCCCGCCCGCGTGA